The following proteins come from a genomic window of Ictalurus furcatus strain D&B chromosome 26, Billie_1.0, whole genome shotgun sequence:
- the mvb12a gene encoding multivesicular body subunit 12A, producing MSSSNAASRPISAIAWASNNSTCPAHFSMISATEDGAVANFTRGFGLKSGYFLCYSKDLSGGMVVSDVQVISEKDVIPHGYCYIPEFMESKSSVWKKKRVCVRIVPVDSVTTAVLDIRVTAKSKMMLPQYTCLGDILGYVLWCMKGSFLSPVPQAKPRSLSLDMRQLSLEATAPLPLRPNNQPSQTQHKVSRRRGALDHKETPEKVYDSSNIYGITAMDGVPFALHPKFESRAVEKVSMTALDNIRIKSLQDIENEYNYTFAIEEQAAMRPRS from the exons ATGTCTTCCTCCAACGCCGCCAGCAGACCAATCTCAGCAATAGCCTGGGCCTCCAACAACTCCACGTGTCCCGCCCACTTTTCCATG attaGTGCGACTGAAGATGGAGCCGTTGCCAACTTCACCCGGGGCTTCGGTCTGAAATCTGGATACTTTCTGTGTTACAGCAAG GATCTGTCAGGTGGAATGGTGGTGTCTGATGTTCAGGTGATCTCTGAGAAGGACGTGATTCCTCATGGTTACTGCTACATCCCTGAGTTCATGGAGTCCA AGTCCTCTGTATGGAAGAAgaagcgagtgtgtgtgcgaatcGTTCCCGTGGACAGTGTAACAACCGCTGTCCTGGACATCCGAGTGACAGCCAAGAGCAAGATGATGCTTCCGCAGTACACCTGCCTGgg ggACATTCTGGGCTACGTGCTGTGGTGTATGAAAGGTTCGTTCTTGTCTCCTGTTCCTCAGGCGAAGCCTCGCAGTCTGAGCCTGGACATGCGGCAGCTCTCGCTGGAAGCAACCGCGCCGCTGCCTCTCAGACCCAA CAACCAACCATCTCAAACCCAACACAAGGTCAGCCGTCGCCGTGGCGCCCTGGACCATAAAGAGACTCCTGAGAAGGTGTACGATAGCAGCAACATTTATGGCATTACAG CGATGGATGGAGTTCCTTTTGCTCTTCATCCCAAATTTGAAAGTCGAGCCGTCGAGAAG gtgtccATGACTGCTCTGGATAATATTCGTATTAAATCACTCCAGGACATAGAGAACGAG TATAACTACACGTTTGCAATAGAAGAACAGGCTGCCATGAGACCCCGCTCCTAG